In a genomic window of Pseudomonadota bacterium:
- a CDS encoding SEL1-like repeat protein, which yields MKGKGMDFMIRFGLRALLLGLFAASVSMAEDTPDLTSLRQAADAGDPAAMHELGVALAPQADSVEKQAELVRLWRTSAEAGYAPAKNEMGMMLLTGKMLPQDAGRAITMFEESAAGGHGEAFHNLGWVYTNGNGVTQDMEKGIAYYRSAVEANVAQSQLNLGLHYLQGVGVQADAIKAKELLTLAAEQGETTAMLQLGANLVTGDVLAQDVVAGLNWLAKSAEAGNVNAAYSLGTGFETGEYFDKDLNEAKRWYAMAADAGAALAAYRLGVLLDDSDGSLELAEAVKRYRQAAQAGQADAQYQMYQYYRDGLGVEKDPKLARQWLQQAASTGNLMAKLSLEQDIRAEERLNSVPQEVVAKIRRGAEQGGGASQARLGEMYYRGEGLSKDREEAIRWLTAAAEQGVVRAMADLGGALQDREADDAQRRQALSWIEAAAEAGDILSQYRWGVALLGGQLLDQNPQQAAMWFRRSAEQNYTDAKVATAYMLFSGTGGKRDLGRAAQWIAALDERVYGLALNYRDGDDSLPADKAFAHVLYGHVLRQYAEDDSYRINRYQELGDQLSKKERRASEKFTAAIEKVGDNHADRWREQLDLAYDLVIDSKRKEADKMLADARRSVRKISGRAHFNEAELLAEQATLALIRGEDGRKRSLQREALETVENHPETPRRELSLRQRTFLGQLSLHDAKQALAMAPAALELAQKTYGGDAEQVGDFLHSWGKMLLRDNRAEEALSYVERAIEVRRQAPTEFSDSELEKFQKTLTKALDAMAEKNAGSKEAAEIPGMSSTAR from the coding sequence ATGAAGGGGAAGGGTATGGACTTCATGATTCGTTTCGGTTTGCGGGCCCTGCTGCTTGGGTTATTCGCAGCATCGGTGTCGATGGCTGAAGATACTCCGGACCTCACGTCGCTCCGGCAGGCAGCTGACGCAGGAGACCCAGCAGCCATGCATGAGCTGGGCGTCGCGTTGGCGCCACAGGCAGACTCGGTCGAAAAGCAGGCGGAGCTGGTTCGACTTTGGCGCACTTCGGCCGAAGCCGGCTACGCGCCGGCGAAAAACGAGATGGGCATGATGCTGCTCACCGGCAAAATGCTGCCTCAAGACGCCGGCCGGGCGATCACGATGTTTGAAGAATCTGCCGCCGGTGGGCATGGGGAAGCGTTCCACAACTTGGGGTGGGTCTATACCAATGGGAATGGGGTGACCCAGGACATGGAAAAGGGAATCGCCTATTACCGGTCGGCGGTTGAAGCCAACGTAGCGCAGTCCCAGCTCAACCTCGGCTTGCACTATCTGCAGGGAGTCGGCGTCCAGGCTGACGCGATCAAAGCCAAAGAACTTCTGACCCTGGCGGCTGAGCAAGGGGAAACCACCGCGATGCTTCAGCTCGGCGCCAATCTGGTCACCGGCGATGTGTTGGCTCAAGACGTCGTTGCCGGTCTGAACTGGCTGGCAAAATCCGCAGAGGCTGGAAACGTGAATGCGGCCTATAGCCTCGGTACGGGATTTGAGACGGGCGAGTACTTTGACAAGGATCTGAATGAGGCAAAGCGCTGGTATGCGATGGCTGCTGATGCCGGGGCGGCGCTAGCAGCCTATCGGTTGGGCGTACTGCTGGATGATAGCGATGGCAGCCTTGAGCTCGCCGAAGCGGTCAAACGCTATCGCCAGGCGGCGCAGGCTGGGCAGGCTGACGCGCAGTACCAGATGTATCAGTACTACCGGGATGGGCTCGGCGTGGAAAAAGATCCCAAGCTGGCTCGGCAGTGGCTGCAGCAGGCGGCCAGCACCGGCAACCTGATGGCCAAGCTCTCTCTCGAGCAGGACATTCGCGCTGAGGAGCGGCTCAATTCGGTACCCCAGGAAGTGGTGGCCAAAATCCGTCGGGGTGCAGAGCAGGGGGGTGGCGCATCCCAGGCGAGGCTGGGCGAAATGTACTACCGCGGAGAGGGTCTCTCGAAGGATCGGGAGGAGGCTATCCGTTGGCTGACCGCAGCCGCTGAACAGGGGGTGGTGAGAGCGATGGCCGATCTTGGTGGGGCGCTTCAGGATCGCGAGGCAGATGATGCTCAGCGGCGTCAGGCGCTGTCATGGATCGAGGCTGCTGCTGAAGCTGGCGACATCCTTTCCCAGTACCGCTGGGGCGTGGCGCTGCTGGGAGGACAGCTGCTGGATCAAAACCCCCAGCAGGCCGCCATGTGGTTTCGTCGTTCAGCGGAGCAAAACTACACGGATGCAAAGGTTGCGACGGCCTACATGCTGTTCTCCGGAACCGGCGGTAAACGCGACCTGGGCCGGGCTGCTCAATGGATTGCCGCGCTGGATGAGCGGGTTTATGGGCTGGCGCTCAACTACCGAGACGGGGATGACAGTCTGCCCGCCGACAAAGCTTTTGCTCACGTGCTCTATGGTCACGTACTCCGCCAGTACGCGGAGGACGACAGCTATCGGATCAATCGGTATCAGGAGCTCGGCGATCAGCTGAGCAAGAAAGAACGCCGAGCCTCAGAAAAGTTTACCGCCGCTATCGAGAAGGTCGGCGATAACCACGCCGATCGTTGGCGGGAGCAGCTCGATCTGGCCTACGATCTGGTTATCGATTCCAAGCGTAAAGAGGCGGACAAGATGCTCGCGGACGCGAGGAGGTCCGTTCGAAAGATCAGCGGCAGGGCGCACTTCAACGAAGCCGAACTGCTGGCGGAACAGGCGACGCTGGCGCTGATTCGGGGCGAAGATGGCCGCAAGCGATCACTCCAGCGCGAGGCACTGGAAACCGTTGAGAATCATCCTGAAACACCACGCCGAGAGTTATCTCTGAGGCAGCGAACGTTTTTGGGCCAGCTCAGCCTGCATGATGCGAAGCAAGCGCTGGCCATGGCTCCGGCAGCGCTGGAACTGGCCCAGAAGACTTACGGCGGCGATGCAGAACAAGTGGGGGATTTTCTCCACAGCTGGGGCAAGATGCTGCTGCGAGACAACCGCGCGGAGGAAGCCTTGAGCTATGTTGAGCGAGCCATCGAGGTGCGGCGGCAGGCACCAACCGAGTTCAGCGACTCCGAACTGGAGAAGTTCCAAAAGACGCTGACAAAGGCGTTGGACGCCATGGCTGAAAAAAACGCGGGATCTAAAGAAGCCGCAGAGATTCCTGGAATGTCTTCCACAGCCCGCTGA
- a CDS encoding phytanoyl-CoA dioxygenase family protein — MAYNATPLRNISEEDQRAWIDDGVVCLRNVFSPEWLESMRPSCQQIADGSGDFGLLPTMPGRYMTRTIAPIRRFIFESPLGEAAARVMQSSQVRFFFDELFAKPPNSDSKTLWHSDRMGWPVVGDMVPSLWIPLHPVSQENCLEVIPGSHRVDYPHWLFSPNARKMIRPDDRPKHPDEDKLRSDPQNRFVNWEMETGDMLVIHPWTMHHSSGNTDDSWRLSLSVRVFGEDIRWAPRPDCVNLAGVSFDEMLEGEPPTGPLFPLLWSDDGDKDTDEAYPRGFATTWSRERRTNVNDDALFKELLEKEA; from the coding sequence ATGGCCTACAACGCGACGCCGTTGCGAAATATCAGTGAAGAAGATCAGCGAGCCTGGATCGACGACGGCGTTGTCTGTCTAAGAAACGTGTTCAGCCCCGAATGGCTTGAGAGCATGCGTCCGAGCTGTCAGCAAATTGCCGATGGCTCCGGTGACTTTGGGCTGCTCCCGACCATGCCGGGCCGCTACATGACTAGGACCATCGCGCCAATCCGACGCTTTATCTTCGAATCACCGCTCGGGGAAGCCGCCGCGCGAGTCATGCAGTCGAGCCAAGTCCGTTTCTTTTTCGATGAGCTGTTCGCCAAGCCGCCCAATTCGGACTCCAAGACGCTGTGGCACTCCGACCGCATGGGGTGGCCCGTGGTGGGGGACATGGTCCCGTCGCTTTGGATCCCACTCCACCCTGTCAGCCAGGAGAACTGCCTGGAGGTCATTCCGGGATCTCATCGGGTCGACTATCCACATTGGCTGTTCTCGCCTAACGCGCGAAAAATGATCCGTCCGGACGACCGCCCCAAACACCCTGACGAAGACAAGCTCCGCTCAGACCCCCAGAATCGGTTCGTCAACTGGGAGATGGAGACGGGTGACATGCTCGTCATCCATCCGTGGACGATGCACCATTCTTCCGGCAACACCGATGACAGCTGGCGCCTCTCGCTTTCCGTCCGGGTCTTTGGCGAAGACATTCGCTGGGCGCCGCGGCCCGACTGCGTCAACCTCGCGGGCGTCAGTTTTGACGAAATGCTTGAGGGTGAACCACCCACGGGGCCGCTGTTTCCTCTGCTGTGGTCCGACGACGGCGACAAAGACACCGATGAGGCCTATCCCCGTGGCTTTGCCACCACCTGGTCTCGCGAGCGGCGCACCAACGTCAACGATGATGCGCTCTTCAAAGAATTGCTCGAAAAAGAGGCGTAG
- a CDS encoding class I SAM-dependent methyltransferase, with product MNLIDLPRGYRGLLPRTTRLADESYLDFVETFRGIAGYGNYAQVAQVGDEAVSQQLGDTDDTTPIEEIRDVINALPFPATWQRLMRSHQEMMWRRTRGSFLPFNESLEEAMAAAESQGPGRLTYDPNFTPPTYARREIHLQPGGYTDDPIGGVVYHYGTKVFYAGGNDQDELHAELVDTLTPPEDRHVNRVLDLACSIGQATVLLKERFPDAEVTGLDVALPLLRYGHYQAVARNQAVNYVQGLSEDLPFDDGHFDTILSYILFHEIPVPVIKATVREVFRVLRPGGTFCIYEFPSAAADMPASQRWLIDYDSNNNCEPYSPGFVYLDFHELLREAGFELAPGPENSNGFLQTIIATRPSG from the coding sequence ATGAATCTGATTGATCTCCCGCGCGGGTATCGGGGCCTGCTGCCGCGAACCACCCGTCTCGCTGATGAAAGCTACCTCGATTTTGTCGAGACGTTCCGCGGTATCGCAGGCTACGGCAACTACGCGCAGGTAGCGCAGGTTGGTGATGAGGCGGTGAGTCAGCAGCTTGGCGACACCGACGATACCACTCCGATTGAAGAGATTCGCGACGTCATCAATGCCCTGCCTTTTCCTGCCACCTGGCAGCGACTGATGCGCTCACACCAGGAGATGATGTGGCGCCGCACGCGCGGCTCGTTCCTGCCGTTTAACGAGTCCCTGGAGGAAGCGATGGCAGCAGCGGAGTCACAGGGGCCGGGCCGGCTGACCTACGACCCCAATTTCACGCCACCGACTTACGCCAGGCGAGAGATTCACCTACAGCCTGGCGGCTACACCGACGATCCGATCGGCGGCGTGGTGTATCACTATGGCACCAAAGTCTTCTATGCAGGCGGCAACGATCAGGACGAACTGCACGCGGAGCTTGTCGACACGCTGACGCCGCCCGAAGATCGGCATGTCAATCGCGTCCTCGACCTGGCCTGCAGCATCGGGCAAGCCACCGTGCTGCTCAAAGAACGCTTTCCCGACGCTGAGGTGACCGGACTGGACGTCGCTCTGCCGCTGCTGCGCTACGGACACTACCAGGCGGTCGCCCGAAACCAGGCGGTAAATTACGTCCAGGGGCTGTCAGAGGACCTGCCGTTCGACGATGGCCATTTCGATACGATCCTTTCCTACATTCTCTTTCACGAGATTCCCGTACCGGTGATCAAGGCAACGGTCCGCGAGGTTTTTCGCGTGCTCCGGCCCGGCGGCACCTTCTGTATCTACGAGTTTCCGAGCGCTGCCGCCGACATGCCCGCGTCACAACGCTGGCTGATTGACTACGATTCAAACAACAACTGTGAACCCTACTCACCGGGTTTTGTTTATCTGGACTTTCACGAGCTGCTCCGCGAGGCAGGCTTTGAACTGGCCCCTGGACCCGAAAACTCCAACGGTTTCCTTCAGACGATTATTGCGACGAGACCCAGCGGCTGA
- a CDS encoding NmrA family NAD(P)-binding protein, whose translation MTILLTAANGRTGRAVLTALTEAGASVKVFIRDEQQWPELQALGAAAFAIGDMEDSSSIAAAIEGCDKLVHIGPPMHPNEIEITDRLIEAGKEVGLKHFVYYSVMHPLRRDVRHHRLKLDAEEHVIESGLPYTIVQPTRYMQHLAPIWNSVKDKGEHSMAFSTEMKFNVADLRDLADATAVVATQPGHLYATYELAGPVPLSQTDMAAIISDVLGRNVTARAIPLAELEQKARAAGASDDRVEQMLKMNDHYDRFGFRGNPNVLRWLLGRELRQFKDYVRDLAQA comes from the coding sequence TTGACCATCTTGCTCACAGCGGCCAATGGCCGAACCGGCCGCGCCGTCTTGACCGCGCTGACAGAGGCCGGCGCCTCGGTGAAAGTATTCATCCGCGATGAACAGCAGTGGCCTGAGCTGCAGGCGCTTGGCGCCGCAGCGTTTGCGATCGGCGATATGGAGGATTCTTCGAGTATCGCGGCAGCAATTGAGGGTTGCGACAAGCTCGTGCACATCGGTCCGCCGATGCATCCCAACGAAATCGAAATCACCGATCGACTAATCGAGGCGGGGAAAGAGGTGGGGTTGAAGCACTTTGTTTATTACTCCGTCATGCACCCGCTGCGCCGAGATGTCCGTCACCATCGGCTCAAGCTTGACGCGGAGGAACACGTCATCGAGTCGGGGTTGCCATACACGATTGTCCAACCCACTCGCTACATGCAGCACCTCGCCCCAATCTGGAACAGCGTCAAGGACAAGGGCGAGCACTCGATGGCATTCAGCACCGAGATGAAATTCAATGTGGCTGACCTGCGCGATCTTGCGGACGCAACCGCTGTGGTGGCCACCCAGCCCGGTCATCTGTATGCGACCTACGAGCTAGCGGGACCCGTACCGCTCAGCCAGACCGACATGGCCGCGATCATCAGCGACGTGCTGGGTCGAAACGTCACAGCGCGCGCAATCCCGCTGGCTGAGCTTGAACAAAAGGCCAGGGCTGCCGGTGCGTCCGACGACCGCGTAGAGCAGATGTTGAAGATGAACGACCATTACGACCGGTTTGGCTTTCGCGGCAATCCCAACGTACTTCGCTGGCTGCTGGGTCGGGAGCTGCGTCAGTTCAAAGACTATGTCAGAGACCTGGCGCAGGCGTAG
- a CDS encoding FAD-dependent monooxygenase, producing the protein MFDADVVVVGAGPVGAVAAYRMAKMGLDALLLEGAAEPVEDLRASTIHPPTLEMLAELQVVDPLIEQGIKTPVYHFRERETGDRVAFDFSELGEHTPYPYRLQCEQYKIVRLLVSLLQQHYGREVRFSHRVESVTQDGQGVTVVAQTPDGVREFRSRYVIAADGGGSAVRKSVGVPFEGMTYPEKFVTFSTDTPLDEYFEGFAGVNYVADEREWASIILTPSGWRVLVPAAGELTNDLLVSDRYKNTVFQNLIGVGDSVETHHRTVYRVNQRVAVKYNHGRVILAGDSAHVHNPLGGFGMNSGIHDVWNLTGQLARILNDDADAYTLLNRYDRQRRTIMCRFVQAQTAENKSYMEAGSAVAHARKRQQLEEIAADDELRHAYLLKQSMLQSRLDEAAIQ; encoded by the coding sequence ATGTTTGACGCTGACGTTGTGGTAGTGGGAGCCGGGCCGGTCGGTGCGGTGGCGGCTTACCGGATGGCCAAGATGGGTTTGGACGCGCTGCTGCTCGAGGGTGCCGCGGAGCCGGTGGAAGACCTCCGCGCCTCGACCATTCACCCTCCGACGCTCGAGATGCTGGCGGAGCTACAGGTTGTTGACCCGTTGATCGAGCAGGGGATCAAAACGCCGGTCTACCATTTTCGTGAACGCGAGACCGGGGACCGGGTGGCCTTCGATTTTTCGGAGCTGGGCGAGCACACCCCCTATCCGTATCGGCTGCAATGTGAGCAGTACAAGATTGTCCGTCTGCTGGTGTCGCTGCTGCAGCAACACTATGGCCGAGAGGTGAGGTTTTCTCATCGAGTCGAGTCGGTAACGCAGGACGGTCAGGGCGTTACGGTGGTTGCGCAGACACCGGATGGAGTCAGGGAATTTCGGTCGCGCTACGTCATCGCCGCAGATGGGGGCGGCAGCGCCGTCAGAAAATCGGTCGGCGTTCCTTTTGAGGGCATGACCTATCCGGAAAAGTTTGTCACCTTCAGCACCGACACGCCGCTCGATGAATACTTCGAAGGTTTTGCCGGCGTCAATTATGTGGCTGACGAGCGCGAGTGGGCGTCCATCATTCTGACGCCCAGCGGTTGGCGCGTTCTGGTGCCGGCCGCCGGCGAGCTAACCAATGACCTTCTTGTCTCCGATCGCTACAAGAACACCGTATTCCAAAACCTGATCGGTGTGGGTGACTCGGTCGAGACCCATCACCGAACCGTGTACCGAGTCAACCAGCGTGTTGCCGTCAAATACAATCATGGTCGCGTGATCCTGGCCGGCGACAGTGCGCACGTCCACAATCCGCTTGGCGGGTTCGGTATGAACAGCGGTATCCATGACGTTTGGAATCTGACCGGTCAGCTGGCTCGGATTCTGAATGACGACGCCGACGCGTACACGCTGCTGAATCGCTACGATCGGCAAAGACGGACCATTATGTGCCGCTTTGTTCAGGCTCAGACGGCGGAGAACAAAAGCTACATGGAGGCCGGTTCTGCGGTTGCCCACGCCCGGAAACGTCAGCAGCTTGAAGAAATAGCGGCGGACGATGAGCTCCGACATGCGTATCTCCTTAAGCAGTCAATGCTGCAAAGCCGCTTGGACGAGGCGGCCATTCAGTAA
- a CDS encoding LysR family transcriptional regulator, which yields MYFEIKQLRHFVSVVETGNITRAAELQHITQPALTRSVRNMEERIGGDLLNRQHHSITPTEAGEVLYQYAKLIIRQAELAISDVKAISKGHKGHVHVGIAALFAPTLAGALASHLAKVFPELQVRLTEGFFEDLVAQLHNGEIDVLLSNFPPGEVPPEVTLKPLFEIRTEFVVSADHPLASVEQPSLAEMHKARWAIVKHPHITNFLNSYFAAESLPPLDVAVETTSLVSLKSLVTTGEYIAMLPHRWIKDELAEGTLTTLRTALVREAGLIVRPDETLRPTVINIIPEVERACVEWAADRQ from the coding sequence ATGTATTTCGAAATCAAACAGCTTCGCCACTTTGTCTCAGTTGTTGAGACCGGCAACATCACCCGCGCCGCAGAGCTCCAACACATTACCCAACCGGCACTCACCCGAAGCGTCCGGAACATGGAGGAGCGCATCGGCGGTGACCTTCTGAACAGGCAACACCACTCTATCACGCCGACCGAGGCCGGCGAGGTGCTGTATCAGTACGCGAAGCTGATCATTCGGCAGGCGGAGCTGGCGATCAGTGACGTTAAGGCGATCTCCAAGGGTCACAAGGGCCACGTACACGTTGGCATTGCTGCGCTATTCGCGCCGACCCTCGCCGGGGCTCTCGCCTCCCATCTGGCGAAAGTCTTTCCGGAGCTTCAGGTTCGCCTGACCGAAGGTTTCTTCGAAGATCTGGTCGCCCAGCTTCACAACGGTGAGATCGATGTGCTGCTGTCCAATTTTCCGCCGGGTGAGGTTCCGCCGGAAGTGACGCTCAAGCCGCTGTTCGAGATCCGTACGGAGTTTGTGGTTAGCGCTGATCATCCCCTGGCGAGCGTTGAGCAGCCTTCGCTCGCCGAAATGCACAAAGCGCGCTGGGCGATCGTTAAACACCCTCATATCACCAACTTTCTCAATAGCTATTTTGCCGCTGAGTCGCTGCCGCCGCTGGATGTTGCGGTTGAAACGACGTCACTGGTTTCCCTTAAGTCGCTGGTCACCACCGGCGAATATATCGCCATGCTGCCCCATCGCTGGATCAAAGATGAGCTTGCTGAAGGCACGCTGACGACGCTGCGCACGGCGTTGGTTCGGGAAGCTGGCCTCATCGTCCGCCCCGATGAAACGCTGCGGCCTACCGTGATCAACATCATTCCGGAAGTTGAACGCGCCTGCGTAGAGTGGGCGGCGGATCGCCAGTAG
- a CDS encoding DUF1838 family protein encodes MDEPASEDQRYVARAGYTRRTLLGAAAAMVSGCVAPPGPAGQGSKRTAQPGPSSDSSDPSWRRKLLYAASDANVTWSILGRKFGLRGSQLTPLWETNTVAFSKIRYGAGGAYSVTTLEVVFYTELDSERRLENWLNPYKGTTRKVFLPDPQPVTSTCDAAAHCERTVPESLSITEQESDPYWLGNHLWAHSEKQIEVRATDAGRPVFSSTEFLSYQGKREDLEQEAVPGASLNLEIISDWLPWMDMAEQEGGLYTRASGSKLRTPDDLPGSTLRLLQSHFPKIARNPFQFNQS; translated from the coding sequence ATGGATGAACCGGCCAGCGAAGACCAGCGATATGTGGCCCGGGCCGGATACACTCGGCGTACGCTGCTGGGCGCGGCGGCGGCGATGGTGAGTGGCTGCGTAGCGCCCCCTGGCCCTGCCGGCCAAGGCTCCAAACGCACCGCCCAACCCGGCCCATCTTCTGATTCCAGCGATCCAAGCTGGCGCCGCAAACTGCTTTACGCCGCCAGCGATGCGAACGTTACCTGGTCAATACTGGGTCGGAAGTTTGGGCTGCGCGGGAGCCAGCTTACGCCCCTGTGGGAGACGAACACCGTCGCCTTCTCAAAGATTCGCTACGGGGCTGGCGGCGCCTACTCGGTCACCACTCTGGAAGTGGTTTTTTACACAGAGCTGGACTCCGAACGGCGCCTCGAAAACTGGCTGAACCCCTACAAAGGGACCACACGGAAGGTCTTTTTGCCCGATCCGCAACCGGTCACTTCAACCTGTGATGCAGCTGCTCACTGTGAACGCACCGTGCCAGAAAGTCTCAGCATCACCGAGCAGGAGAGCGACCCCTATTGGCTCGGGAACCATCTATGGGCGCACAGCGAGAAGCAGATCGAGGTTCGGGCGACTGACGCTGGCCGGCCTGTTTTCTCCAGCACCGAGTTTCTGTCGTACCAGGGCAAACGAGAGGACTTGGAACAGGAAGCCGTCCCGGGCGCTTCGCTCAATTTGGAAATCATTTCCGACTGGCTGCCCTGGATGGATATGGCGGAGCAGGAGGGTGGTCTTTATACCCGTGCCAGCGGCAGCAAGCTCCGCACACCTGATGACCTTCCTGGCTCTACGCTTCGACTCCTCCAATCCCACTTCCCCAAAATCGCCCGCAATCCTTTCCAGTTTAATCAGTCCTGA